One Desulforhopalus sp. DNA segment encodes these proteins:
- the hpt gene encoding hypoxanthine phosphoribosyltransferase, with protein sequence MVKVLVSEDQIRETVARLGADITASYQGITRELMVIGLLKGCFIFMADLVRQIKVPLVVDFMTLTSYGDGTVSSGDVKVVMDLDSSIEGRDILLVEDIVDTGQTFSKVIQMMQKRNPRSLRVCTFLNKPAARKVDVPIDFCGVNIPNEFAVGYGLDYAQGYRNLPYVGVLQPD encoded by the coding sequence ATTGTCAAGGTTCTCGTTTCCGAGGACCAGATACGGGAGACAGTGGCGCGCCTTGGCGCCGACATTACCGCCTCCTACCAGGGAATTACCCGGGAGCTGATGGTAATCGGCCTCCTCAAGGGCTGTTTTATCTTTATGGCTGATCTGGTACGGCAGATCAAGGTGCCCTTGGTGGTCGATTTCATGACCCTTACCAGTTACGGCGATGGGACGGTCAGCAGTGGCGATGTGAAGGTGGTGATGGATCTTGATTCATCAATTGAGGGCCGGGACATCCTGCTGGTCGAGGACATTGTCGATACCGGGCAAACCTTCAGCAAGGTTATCCAGATGATGCAGAAGCGCAACCCACGCTCCCTGAGGGTCTGCACCTTTTTAAATAAACCGGCGGCGAGAAAGGTCGATGTTCCCATCGATTTCTGCGGGGTGAATATCCCCAACGAATTTGCCGTCGGTTACGGCCTTGACTACGCCCAGGGTTACCGCAATCTCCCCTACGTTGGGGTGCTGCAACCGGATTAA
- a CDS encoding MFS transporter: MFMDISSELVHSLLPIFMATTLGASMVTIGIIEGIAEGTAAITKVFSGVISDHFRKRKLLAVIGYALGALTKPIFPLATSMAWVFGARFVDRIGKGIRGAPRDALVADITPPHLWGAAYGLRQALDSVGAFVGPLLAVAAMLWLANDIKAVLWIAVVPAFLAVFLLIVAVDEKRSPDQTTGTKGRLQLTDTKRLSRRYWLVVALGAVFTLARFSEAFLILRAQDVGLAVSYVPVIMIVMNLVYAGFAYPAGAAADRYAVRTILVYGLAVLVAADIVLAIAASPWIVFLGSALWGVHMALTQGLLSKLVADNAPTDLRGTAFGVFNLVSGAALLLASVIAGGLWSAFGAAATFFAGASFAAIAAIGLFCYRAKTP, encoded by the coding sequence ATGTTCATGGACATCTCCTCGGAACTTGTTCACAGCCTTCTGCCGATATTTATGGCGACAACACTCGGCGCCTCCATGGTCACCATCGGCATCATCGAAGGTATCGCCGAGGGAACCGCCGCGATTACCAAGGTCTTCTCCGGAGTCATCAGCGATCACTTCCGCAAGCGCAAGCTGCTGGCGGTGATCGGCTATGCTCTTGGTGCCTTGACCAAGCCGATTTTTCCCCTTGCCACCTCAATGGCATGGGTTTTTGGCGCTCGCTTTGTTGATCGCATAGGTAAAGGTATTCGCGGTGCGCCGCGCGACGCGCTGGTGGCCGACATAACGCCGCCGCATCTTTGGGGTGCCGCCTACGGTTTGCGGCAGGCGCTCGATTCCGTCGGGGCCTTTGTCGGACCCTTGCTTGCCGTTGCAGCCATGTTGTGGTTGGCAAATGACATCAAGGCGGTGTTGTGGATAGCAGTCGTACCGGCCTTCCTCGCCGTCTTTCTGCTCATTGTCGCGGTGGACGAAAAAAGATCGCCGGACCAGACAACCGGAACCAAGGGCCGCCTGCAGTTGACCGATACCAAACGCCTGTCCCGGCGCTACTGGCTAGTCGTCGCCCTCGGAGCGGTTTTTACCCTCGCCCGTTTCAGCGAGGCCTTTCTGATTCTTCGTGCCCAGGATGTCGGCCTTGCTGTTAGTTACGTGCCGGTGATCATGATCGTCATGAATCTGGTCTATGCCGGATTTGCCTATCCGGCGGGCGCGGCCGCTGACCGGTATGCAGTGCGGACGATCTTGGTGTATGGTCTTGCCGTCCTGGTGGCTGCGGATATTGTCTTGGCGATAGCTGCCTCGCCCTGGATCGTATTCCTTGGATCAGCACTCTGGGGCGTGCATATGGCCCTCACCCAGGGCCTGCTTTCTAAGCTTGTCGCCGATAATGCGCCAACCGATCTTCGCGGCACCGCCTTCGGGGTGTTTAACCTGGTAAGCGGTGCGGCGCTCTTGCTGGCAAGCGTTATAGCAGGGGGATTGTGGAGCGCCTTCGGCGCGGCGGCGACATTTTTTGCCGGGGCATCGTTTGCCGCTATCGCAGCAATTGGCCTGTTCTGCTACCGGGCAAAAACGCCTTAA
- a CDS encoding methylenetetrahydrofolate reductase — MHLTEKLGKKFVITTELGPVKGILTDQSLAKAQAYLPLDGINVHDCPMGNLRINSVAMGVLIQNKLNIEAIPHFTCRDRSLLGTQADLLGAHAQGIRNLLVTTGDLPKHGPYPSKAVYDYNTLELVRLIKKMNNGLDYNEKEFGGNTDFTIACTAIPTAKNPELELKRMLKKITAGADFFQTQVVYDAEKTIEFLKEARKLEKPILVGVMPLKSVKMARFLNSSVEGIDVPEELIARMENDGATGIDIACDFIKEIVDYTDGIHIMAMGDIQGTNSIIDFVNTLVQR, encoded by the coding sequence ATGCATCTGACTGAAAAGCTGGGCAAAAAATTTGTGATCACCACGGAACTCGGTCCGGTAAAAGGGATACTGACGGATCAGTCCCTGGCCAAGGCCCAAGCCTACCTCCCCCTTGATGGTATCAACGTCCACGATTGTCCGATGGGCAATCTTCGCATCAATTCGGTGGCCATGGGTGTGCTCATCCAGAACAAGCTGAATATCGAGGCAATTCCGCACTTCACCTGCCGCGACCGGAGCCTTCTCGGCACCCAGGCCGATCTGCTCGGCGCCCATGCCCAGGGTATCCGCAACCTTCTCGTTACCACCGGTGATCTGCCCAAACATGGCCCCTATCCGTCGAAAGCGGTTTATGACTACAATACCCTGGAGCTTGTCCGCCTGATCAAGAAGATGAATAACGGCCTGGATTATAACGAAAAGGAATTCGGCGGAAATACCGATTTCACCATCGCCTGCACGGCCATCCCGACGGCCAAGAATCCCGAACTGGAACTGAAGCGAATGCTGAAGAAAATTACCGCAGGCGCCGATTTTTTCCAGACCCAGGTGGTCTATGATGCCGAGAAAACAATCGAATTTCTCAAAGAGGCGCGCAAACTGGAAAAGCCGATACTGGTCGGAGTCATGCCCCTGAAAAGCGTCAAGATGGCGCGGTTTTTAAACAGCAGCGTCGAGGGTATTGATGTTCCGGAAGAGCTGATTGCCCGCATGGAAAACGACGGGGCGACCGGGATTGACATCGCCTGCGATTTTATCAAGGAAATCGTCGACTATACCGACGGCATTCATATCATGGCGATGGGTGATATACAGGGCACAAACAGCATCATCGATTTTGTGAATACCCTAGTTCAGAGATAA
- a CDS encoding RidA family protein, with the protein MKNSIIRLNPSTLPNAGEMGYSQISIVEPGRMAYISGQVAWRPNGEPVPDSLAEQMSIVSVNARAALDAVGATPQDVVIARIYMVNLTSERLEEVMPPFLATFDGIQPCVTGVGVEALAAPDLQVEMELVVRLPD; encoded by the coding sequence ATGAAAAATTCAATCATTCGCCTTAACCCGTCAACCCTGCCGAATGCTGGCGAAATGGGATATTCACAGATATCGATAGTCGAACCAGGGCGTATGGCGTATATCTCCGGCCAAGTTGCATGGAGGCCAAACGGTGAGCCAGTGCCGGATAGTTTGGCTGAGCAAATGAGTATCGTCTCGGTTAACGCAAGAGCCGCACTGGATGCTGTTGGAGCTACACCACAAGATGTCGTGATTGCACGTATCTACATGGTCAATCTCACCTCTGAAAGATTGGAAGAGGTTATGCCACCGTTTCTCGCCACTTTTGATGGCATTCAACCCTGTGTTACCGGTGTTGGTGTCGAAGCACTTGCTGCGCCCGATCTGCAAGTCGAGATGGAGTTGGTTGTCAGGCTTCCCGATTAA
- a CDS encoding TRAP transporter small permease subunit, with product MNQAEALYPTNKVLAFFDSLEEKLLCLMLVVMIVLACLQIFLRTFYSSGLLWIDPLLRYLVLWSGLLGAVAATSQGKHIALDIFGSRIPPALDPWISLLTQLFSSLAAAGLAWAGWVFLSGEIEAGGEGPLALPLWVWNSIFPLAFSLIAGKSCLLFVMQIKALATKKPALGDKPL from the coding sequence TTGAACCAGGCCGAAGCTCTATACCCGACCAACAAGGTATTGGCCTTCTTCGATTCGCTTGAAGAAAAACTGCTCTGCCTGATGCTGGTGGTGATGATTGTCCTTGCCTGCCTGCAGATCTTCCTGCGCACTTTCTATTCCAGCGGCCTGTTGTGGATCGATCCCCTCCTCCGCTATCTGGTGCTGTGGTCAGGACTGCTGGGCGCGGTTGCCGCCACCTCCCAGGGCAAACACATCGCCCTCGACATCTTCGGCAGCCGGATACCCCCGGCCCTCGATCCCTGGATCTCGCTTCTTACCCAGCTGTTCAGCAGCCTTGCGGCGGCGGGGCTGGCCTGGGCCGGCTGGGTCTTTCTCAGTGGCGAGATTGAGGCCGGCGGCGAAGGCCCGCTTGCCCTGCCCTTGTGGGTCTGGAACAGCATCTTCCCCCTCGCCTTCAGCCTGATCGCCGGCAAATCCTGCCTGTTGTTTGTCATGCAGATCAAGGCCTTGGCAACGAAGAAGCCGGCCCTTGGTGACAAGCCGCTATGA
- the dctP gene encoding TRAP transporter substrate-binding protein DctP gives MQRIATLLICTALLLTLDSQWLQAAPKHLFKIASLAPAGSVWVEQFENFAKEVTEKTGGEVGFRVYPGGVMGDDQAMFRKMRVGQLHGGGFTMTGIATVVPDFRVMAIPSLFESYEEVDFVKEGLIPTFKERFREKELEFISLTEVGFIHAMSTGPINAIEQLQQSKNWSPSGDPISENYLKALGITPIQLSIPDVLSSLQSGLIETVYNSLYGAIVLQWFTKTQYVIDVPYGYAYGVFALDGKKYAALSEAQKEAIQAAAAIHFPILLEKTRTSNSDSRKVMLDRGIEFQKLDERAAQVLHEKREVAVSQLIPDSLSKDIYDRALNLLKEFRSKSAGRKTN, from the coding sequence ATGCAACGCATCGCCACCCTGCTCATCTGCACCGCCCTGCTGCTGACCCTCGACAGCCAATGGCTTCAGGCCGCCCCCAAACATCTCTTTAAGATTGCCAGCCTGGCCCCGGCCGGCTCGGTATGGGTGGAACAATTCGAGAATTTTGCCAAGGAAGTCACCGAAAAGACCGGCGGCGAGGTTGGCTTCCGCGTCTATCCGGGCGGCGTCATGGGTGACGACCAGGCGATGTTCCGGAAGATGCGGGTCGGGCAACTGCACGGCGGCGGCTTTACCATGACCGGCATTGCCACGGTCGTCCCGGACTTCCGGGTTATGGCCATCCCCTCGCTCTTTGAGTCCTACGAGGAAGTCGATTTTGTCAAAGAAGGGCTGATCCCTACCTTCAAGGAGCGCTTCCGGGAAAAGGAACTGGAATTTATCTCCTTAACCGAAGTAGGCTTTATTCACGCCATGTCAACCGGGCCGATCAATGCCATTGAACAGCTGCAACAGTCAAAAAACTGGAGCCCCTCAGGTGACCCGATTTCCGAAAACTACCTGAAGGCCCTGGGGATAACCCCCATCCAGCTATCAATCCCGGATGTCCTGTCTTCCCTGCAAAGCGGCTTGATCGAGACGGTCTACAACTCGCTGTATGGGGCAATCGTCCTGCAGTGGTTCACCAAGACCCAATACGTCATCGATGTCCCTTATGGCTATGCCTATGGGGTATTTGCCCTCGACGGCAAAAAATATGCCGCCCTCTCCGAGGCCCAAAAAGAGGCGATACAGGCGGCCGCAGCGATCCACTTTCCGATACTTCTCGAAAAAACCAGGACAAGCAACAGCGACTCGCGCAAGGTGATGCTCGACCGCGGCATCGAATTCCAGAAACTCGATGAGAGGGCCGCCCAGGTGCTGCACGAAAAACGAGAAGTGGCGGTCAGTCAGCTGATTCCCGACTCTCTGTCCAAGGATATTTACGACCGGGCCTTGAACCTATTGAAAGAATTTCGCAGCAAATCCGCCGGGAGAAAAACCAATTGA
- a CDS encoding efflux RND transporter permease subunit, translated as MKFTDLFIRRPVLAVVISLVIVIVGLQAIRSLNVRQYPRSDNAVVSVTTVYVGASADLVRGFITTPLERAIAAADGIDYIESQSAQGLSTINVRLKLNYDPIKALAEISSKVDQIRGDLPPEAQVPALNVQSADSQFASAYLSFTATDLRQNEITDYLVRVVQPRLSALEGVQRADILGGRTFAMRIWLNSDRMAAYNISPAMVRQALASNNFLAAVGQTKGSLIQINLTANTDLRSAREFKELVIKKEGGAVVHLDDIAEVVLGAEDYGAEVNFSGESAVFMGIWPLPNANSIDVIKRVRTELEAVQKQMPSGMKANLAYDATDYITNAIHEVIVTLLDTLLIVVIIIYLFLGSFRSVLVPVVAIPVSLIGGIFLMQVFGFTINLLTLLAIVLSVGLVVDDAIVVVENVERHLREGQSPHDAAINGARELIGPIIAMTITLAAVYAPIGLQGGLTGSLFREFAFTLAGAVTISGLVALTLSPVMSAKILKQGSEPRGFAGKISRDFKKIQAFYGRLLDGTLNSRPAVYLVWLILVVLAFPMFTMSAKELAPTEDQGVIFGILDGAANSTLDQNSLYAAAANEAFMSTPETEFTFQITFPNSGFGGMVLKPWDKRQRKVFEILPEVQQKLHAIPGIRMFPVTPPALPGGGQFPVEFIIASTAETPEILEFAQQIQLKAMQSKMFAFPPLIDVKMDQSQSEIVIDRDKVADLGLSLQQVGSDIGTMLGGNFVNRFNIAGRSYKVIPQIARAERLNPNQLEDIYVTGPNGKLVQLSTVATIKNSTGARSLNRFQQLNAVKISGVAVRPLDEALRFLEDEAIKILPKGYVLDYTGESRQLRTEGNKFLPAFSLAVVLIFMVLAAQFNSFRDPFIILAGSVPLGMFGALLFTFLKMPDPSVAFWTHGWTTTMNIYSQVGLVTLVGLVSKNGILIVEFANKLQEKGYSKREAIRQAAITRLRPVLMTSGATIAGHFPLTLVTGAGALARNSIGLVLVGGMAIGTLFTLFVIPSIYMLIAKDHEKQTKKQSGEASTAIGRAEEGSLSS; from the coding sequence ATGAAATTTACAGACCTTTTTATCCGCCGACCGGTTCTCGCCGTGGTCATTAGCCTGGTGATTGTCATCGTGGGTCTGCAGGCCATTCGCAGCCTCAACGTCCGGCAATACCCGCGCAGTGACAACGCCGTCGTCTCGGTCACCACCGTTTATGTCGGGGCAAGCGCCGATCTGGTCCGGGGCTTTATCACCACGCCGCTGGAGCGGGCGATAGCCGCCGCCGACGGCATCGACTACATCGAATCGCAGAGCGCCCAGGGTTTGTCGACCATCAATGTCCGCCTGAAGCTCAACTACGATCCGATCAAGGCCCTGGCCGAGATCAGCTCCAAGGTCGACCAGATCCGTGGCGACCTGCCTCCCGAGGCCCAGGTCCCGGCCCTCAACGTTCAGTCGGCCGATAGCCAGTTTGCCTCGGCCTATTTGAGTTTTACCGCCACCGACCTGCGGCAGAATGAGATCACCGATTACCTGGTGCGGGTTGTCCAGCCACGACTGTCGGCCCTTGAAGGCGTGCAGCGCGCTGATATCCTCGGCGGCCGTACCTTTGCCATGCGCATCTGGCTCAATTCCGACCGGATGGCCGCCTACAATATCAGCCCGGCGATGGTTCGCCAGGCCCTTGCCAGCAATAACTTTCTGGCAGCGGTAGGCCAGACCAAGGGCTCTTTGATTCAGATCAATCTCACCGCCAATACCGATCTGCGCTCGGCGCGGGAATTCAAGGAGCTGGTGATTAAAAAAGAGGGCGGAGCGGTCGTTCATCTTGACGATATCGCCGAGGTGGTTCTCGGTGCCGAAGACTACGGGGCCGAGGTCAATTTTTCCGGGGAGTCGGCGGTATTCATGGGTATCTGGCCACTGCCCAACGCTAACTCTATCGATGTCATTAAAAGGGTGCGGACGGAGCTTGAGGCCGTTCAGAAGCAGATGCCCAGCGGTATGAAGGCCAACCTCGCCTACGATGCCACCGACTACATTACCAATGCGATCCATGAGGTCATCGTCACCCTGCTCGATACCCTGCTCATCGTGGTGATCATCATCTACCTGTTCCTCGGTTCGTTCCGGTCGGTCCTGGTGCCGGTGGTGGCCATCCCCGTGTCGCTGATCGGCGGCATCTTCCTTATGCAGGTCTTCGGCTTCACCATTAATCTCCTGACGCTTCTGGCCATTGTCTTGTCTGTCGGGTTGGTGGTCGACGACGCCATTGTCGTGGTCGAAAACGTCGAGCGGCATCTCCGCGAGGGCCAATCACCCCACGATGCCGCGATCAACGGTGCCCGGGAACTCATCGGACCGATCATTGCCATGACCATCACCCTGGCGGCGGTTTACGCCCCCATCGGTCTGCAGGGCGGCCTGACCGGTTCGCTGTTCCGGGAGTTTGCCTTTACCCTGGCCGGCGCGGTCACCATCTCGGGGTTAGTCGCCCTTACCCTGTCGCCGGTCATGTCGGCGAAGATCCTCAAGCAGGGGTCTGAACCGCGCGGCTTTGCAGGGAAAATATCTCGGGATTTCAAAAAAATACAGGCATTTTACGGGCGGTTGCTCGATGGTACCTTGAACTCGCGGCCAGCGGTGTATCTGGTCTGGCTGATCCTGGTCGTCCTGGCCTTTCCGATGTTTACCATGTCGGCCAAGGAGTTGGCACCGACGGAAGATCAGGGGGTTATCTTCGGCATCCTCGATGGTGCGGCCAATTCAACCCTCGATCAGAATAGTCTCTACGCGGCGGCGGCCAACGAGGCCTTCATGAGCACCCCGGAAACCGAATTCACCTTTCAGATTACCTTTCCCAATTCGGGCTTCGGCGGCATGGTGTTGAAACCCTGGGATAAAAGGCAGCGAAAGGTGTTTGAGATTCTGCCCGAGGTGCAGCAGAAACTCCACGCTATCCCCGGCATCCGGATGTTTCCGGTGACCCCGCCGGCCCTTCCCGGCGGTGGCCAGTTTCCGGTGGAGTTTATCATTGCCTCGACCGCCGAAACCCCCGAGATCCTCGAATTTGCCCAGCAGATCCAGCTGAAGGCCATGCAAAGCAAGATGTTCGCCTTTCCGCCGCTCATCGATGTGAAGATGGATCAGTCCCAGTCGGAAATCGTCATCGACCGGGACAAGGTCGCCGATCTTGGACTGAGCCTTCAACAGGTCGGTTCGGATATCGGCACCATGCTCGGCGGTAATTTCGTCAATCGTTTCAATATTGCCGGCCGGAGCTATAAGGTAATTCCGCAAATTGCCAGGGCTGAGCGCCTCAATCCGAATCAATTGGAGGATATCTATGTTACCGGGCCGAATGGCAAACTGGTCCAGCTATCGACCGTCGCAACCATCAAAAATTCAACGGGCGCCAGGTCCCTGAACCGCTTCCAGCAGCTCAATGCGGTGAAGATCAGCGGCGTCGCGGTACGGCCCCTCGACGAGGCCCTGCGCTTTCTTGAAGACGAGGCCATAAAGATCCTTCCTAAGGGCTATGTTCTCGATTATACCGGAGAATCCCGCCAGTTGCGGACCGAGGGCAACAAGTTTTTGCCGGCCTTCAGTCTGGCGGTGGTCCTCATTTTTATGGTCCTCGCCGCCCAGTTCAACAGCTTTCGCGATCCCTTTATCATCCTTGCAGGATCGGTGCCTCTTGGTATGTTCGGTGCCTTGCTGTTCACCTTTCTGAAGATGCCCGATCCAAGCGTTGCCTTCTGGACCCACGGCTGGACGACGACGATGAATATCTATTCGCAGGTAGGCCTGGTCACCCTGGTAGGCCTGGTATCAAAAAATGGTATTCTGATCGTTGAATTTGCCAATAAACTCCAAGAGAAAGGGTACTCCAAACGGGAGGCGATCAGGCAGGCGGCGATCACCCGCCTCCGTCCGGTCCTCATGACCTCCGGGGCCACTATCGCCGGGCATTTCCCGCTGACCCTGGTCACCGGGGCGGGCGCCCTGGCCAGGAATTCCATCGGCCTGGTTCTGGTCGGTGGAATGGCCATCGGCACCCTGTTCACGCTCTTTGTCATCCCGTCGATTTATATGCTGATTGCCAAGGATCACGAAAAGCAGACCAAAAAACAAAGCGGGGAGGCATCAACTGCCATCGGCAGGGCCGAGGAGGGCAGTCTTTCCAGCTGA
- a CDS encoding TRAP transporter TatT component family protein, producing the protein MSARPFPAILPAILLCCLCLGLSSCASLITGTVIKPAVGNLQQQQDIELVCEGAPAYLLMLDSMLVSSPESQDLLLIASQSYSAYATALEECGGSDARIDAMAAKAKSYGQRLLQPLLPIGNKVGAAEFDRHLAKLGTGDVPEAFWGASGWLTWVLRQKGSPEAIADIVLIEKIMARLLQLDEAYQGGSIHLFFGAYHAAKPEMLGGRPDLSAKHFEKALSLSKGQFLLAQTTYAATLARITMDRDLHDRLLKEVLAFPLDSAPEFGLSNRIAMNRAKRLLQEDYFQ; encoded by the coding sequence ATGTCCGCCCGGCCTTTTCCCGCAATTCTGCCCGCCATCCTGCTTTGTTGTCTCTGCCTCGGTCTGTCTTCCTGCGCCAGCCTGATCACCGGCACGGTTATCAAACCGGCGGTCGGTAACCTCCAGCAACAGCAAGATATTGAGCTGGTCTGCGAAGGTGCCCCGGCCTATCTGCTGATGCTCGACAGCATGCTCGTTTCCTCACCGGAAAGCCAGGATCTGCTGCTCATTGCCAGCCAATCCTACAGCGCCTACGCCACCGCCCTGGAGGAATGCGGCGGTTCCGACGCACGCATCGACGCCATGGCCGCCAAGGCCAAGTCCTACGGCCAAAGACTGCTCCAACCTTTGCTGCCAATAGGCAACAAGGTCGGCGCCGCCGAGTTTGACCGCCATCTGGCAAAGCTTGGTACCGGCGATGTCCCCGAGGCCTTTTGGGGTGCCTCCGGCTGGCTGACCTGGGTACTGCGGCAAAAGGGCTCCCCGGAGGCAATTGCCGATATCGTGCTCATTGAAAAAATCATGGCCAGGCTCCTGCAACTCGACGAAGCCTACCAGGGCGGCAGCATCCATCTGTTCTTCGGGGCCTACCATGCCGCCAAACCGGAGATGCTCGGCGGCAGACCCGATCTGAGCGCCAAGCATTTTGAGAAGGCCCTCAGTCTCTCCAAGGGGCAGTTTCTCCTGGCCCAGACCACCTATGCCGCAACCCTTGCCAGGATAACCATGGACCGTGACCTCCACGACCGTCTGCTCAAGGAGGTTCTCGCCTTCCCCTTGGACAGCGCGCCGGAGTTCGGCCTCAGTAACCGGATCGCCATGAACCGGGCGAAAAGATTACTGCAAGAAGACTATTTTCAATAA
- a CDS encoding TRAP transporter large permease subunit produces MNVLKLFILALALLRSPLFLVIGALALLSFYSAEIDISVVIIEMARLADTPLLVSLPLFIFVGILLSESKAPGRMLQFSRIFLGWLPGGLAVISLIVCAVFTAFTGASGVTIFALGGLLLPALLEEGYQENFSMGLITSSGSLGLLFPPSLPLILFGVIAEARIDHLFLAGILPGALMLLLLIGYAVAKSPVRLKRPTYTAQEMLHGLRVIAWELPLPVILLGGIYGGIFVPGEAAAVTALYVLLVEVFIHRDIPLGKLPAVMGKSMVLFGGILVIIATSMASTNYLIDQEVPVKLFEFIRSFIDSKYTFLLLLNIFLIIVGMMLDIFSALVLIVPIILPIAEGYGVDPIHLGIVFLTNLQIGYCTPPVGLNLFLASYRFEKPIAELCIATLPFLALLFATLIIITYFPWLSTVLIHLVG; encoded by the coding sequence ATGAACGTCCTGAAACTCTTTATCCTGGCGCTGGCTCTGCTGCGCTCGCCACTGTTTCTGGTTATCGGGGCCCTGGCCCTTTTGTCTTTTTATTCGGCTGAAATCGATATTTCGGTGGTGATCATCGAGATGGCGCGGCTGGCCGACACACCGCTTCTGGTCTCCCTGCCGCTCTTTATCTTTGTCGGCATTCTCCTGTCGGAAAGCAAGGCGCCAGGCCGGATGCTGCAATTTTCGCGGATCTTCCTCGGCTGGCTGCCCGGCGGCCTGGCGGTCATCTCGCTCATTGTCTGCGCCGTCTTCACCGCCTTTACCGGGGCCTCCGGGGTCACCATCTTCGCCCTCGGCGGCCTACTGCTGCCAGCGCTTCTTGAGGAAGGCTACCAGGAAAATTTCTCCATGGGCCTGATCACTTCTTCCGGCAGCCTCGGCCTGCTCTTTCCCCCCAGCCTGCCGCTTATCCTCTTTGGCGTCATCGCCGAGGCGCGGATCGATCATCTTTTTCTCGCCGGAATCCTTCCCGGGGCGCTCATGCTCCTTCTGCTCATCGGCTATGCCGTCGCCAAAAGCCCGGTGCGGCTGAAAAGGCCGACATACACCGCCCAAGAGATGCTCCACGGTCTGCGGGTCATCGCCTGGGAACTACCCCTGCCGGTCATCCTTCTCGGCGGCATCTACGGTGGAATTTTTGTGCCCGGCGAAGCGGCGGCGGTTACCGCCCTCTACGTCCTGCTCGTCGAGGTGTTTATCCACCGCGACATTCCCCTCGGGAAGCTCCCGGCGGTGATGGGCAAGTCGATGGTCCTCTTCGGGGGAATACTAGTCATTATCGCCACCTCAATGGCCTCAACCAACTATCTCATCGACCAGGAGGTGCCGGTCAAGCTCTTCGAATTTATCCGGAGCTTTATCGACAGCAAGTATACCTTTCTGCTGCTTCTCAACATCTTCCTGATCATTGTCGGGATGATGCTCGATATCTTCTCGGCCCTGGTGCTGATCGTGCCGATCATTCTGCCCATCGCCGAGGGCTATGGCGTCGATCCCATCCATCTGGGTATCGTTTTTCTCACTAACCTACAGATCGGCTACTGCACCCCACCGGTCGGCCTGAATCTCTTTCTCGCCTCCTACCGCTTTGAGAAGCCGATTGCCGAGCTGTGCATCGCCACCCTGCCCTTTCTCGCCCTGCTCTTCGCCACCCTGATCATTATCACCTATTTCCCGTGGCTCAGCACGGTGCTGATCCACCTGGTGGGTTAA
- a CDS encoding YceH family protein, producing MDIVLDAIEARVLGSLIEKELATPEYYPLSLNALTNACNQKSNRFPVLSLDEDTVVNALHSLKKKRLVGQSDSSRVPKYWHDFDKQHNLIRREAALICMLLLRGQQTAGELRSRTERLCSFDSIEEVLQYLDNLAEIGFVAKLPRQPGQKEQRFAHLLSGEPEMIEHITIRQDPGIFAAGSAIDRIADLERAVASLKDEIDQLRSELFALKKELE from the coding sequence ATGGATATCGTTCTCGACGCAATTGAGGCCAGGGTGCTTGGCAGCTTGATAGAGAAGGAGTTGGCAACTCCTGAATATTATCCCCTGTCGCTGAATGCCCTCACCAATGCCTGCAATCAGAAGTCCAATCGATTCCCGGTTCTCTCCCTGGACGAGGACACCGTGGTCAATGCCTTGCATTCCCTCAAGAAAAAGCGTCTGGTTGGGCAAAGCGACAGCAGCCGGGTGCCGAAGTATTGGCACGATTTCGATAAGCAGCATAACTTGATCAGGCGAGAGGCAGCGCTCATCTGTATGCTGCTGCTCCGTGGCCAGCAGACCGCCGGAGAATTGCGCAGCCGCACCGAGAGGCTCTGCTCGTTTGACAGTATCGAGGAGGTTCTGCAATACCTCGATAATCTTGCCGAGATCGGGTTTGTAGCCAAATTGCCGCGGCAACCTGGCCAGAAGGAACAGCGGTTTGCCCATCTGCTATCGGGAGAGCCGGAAATGATAGAACATATCACCATCCGCCAGGATCCTGGTATATTTGCCGCAGGATCGGCTATCGATCGTATCGCCGACTTAGAAAGAGCAGTGGCATCCCTCAAGGATGAGATAGACCAGTTGCGTAGTGAGTTGTTTGCCCTGAAAAAGGAGCTTGAATAG